In Brassica napus cultivar Da-Ae chromosome C2, Da-Ae, whole genome shotgun sequence, the sequence AGATTCCAATCAAAAGGGTAACACGGAAGAAATTTGTTCATGGCAAATCCAAACTCTGCTACGTTTGCTCCTGTCCAAGTTCTCTGGCACAGCAGATCTTGATCCTAAGAAAACTAGCTTTAGCTCTTGGTAGTTTAACAAACTGTGTTGATTCCCGCAACAACATAACATTGGAAGTTCTTGTAAACACTGCACATAACAAATACATGCTTTGAAACTCAGCTTCATCACAGGACAACACTTAATTTCCAGGCTATTCTAATCAATAATCAATATCGAGTATACTTAAGGTCAGAGAGCCAACTGTCCATTGATGATACATCAGAAAACAAATGGATGTGTTAGTGTACCTTACAGCAAGTTATAAAACCAGGTTTGGAGTACAAGCGATGATTGCTTTCACTTGTAAGGAGCAAAAATGATGCTGGAGTTATGACCACCAAACCCAAAAGAATTTGACAAGGCTGCTTTAATGTCCAATCTCTCCTTCTTAGAGCCCACCAGTAATTTTGTATCCTGCTCCAGTTTCATCACATTAGGTagtattattaaaacttttctTATGGACATTAAATGGTCTTTGTGTAGTATACTAGTATCAAAATATGATCATCTTGGAATAATAAGGCAAAAAAAATACCAACATACCACTCCATTCTCTGGATTGTCTAGGTTGATATTTGGATGAACCCAACCGGTTTTTATTGCCTTTAGAAACCAACAGAAAATTAGCATGAAAAATGAGAAAACTGCACCCAGTCTCTAATATTTATTGTCTTACCTGCACGGTTGCAACAGCCTCTACAGCTCCAGCAGCTCCCAGCAAGTGTCCGATCATAGATTTCGTGGAGTTTACCTTTAGCTGCCAACATAGTGAGAGGAACAAATAAGAAAAGTACATAGAACTAGCTTGGAATCTTGTAACATCTTCTAAGATACTAAACTTGAGGACTGAAAAAAGGAAACTACCTCAGGATTTTGACCAAAACAGTGAACAAGGGCTTTGTACTCCTTAAGGTCTCCAGCTGGTGTTGAGGTTGCATGTGCATTCACGTAATTTATCTGTTCCTTGGTAATCCCAGCATGAGCTAACGCTCTCTCAATACATATAATCACACCAGCTCCTGTGGATATTTAGACATGGGTTAATGGCAAACTAATATGAAATAGGGGAAAATGAAAGTACCATCAGGGTGAGGCTCGGTCATGTGGTAGGCATCACATGTGAAGCTCCCACCAAGGAACTCTGCGTAGATAGTTGCTCCTCTTTTCTGAAAAGATAAAATCACAATACATAAGTTCTTACAACTTTTTCCGTGGCAAGAATGAGAAAAGCTTTGAGATAAGTTTCATTTGTGAGAAACCTTATATACCTTAGCATGCTCAAGTTCTTCCAAAAGCAGAACTCCAGCTCCCTCCCCCATCACGAAACCATCTCGATTCTGTTACAAAAACATAATACACACATTTCAACACATTAAACTTCCTTCAACATTACAGACATGTAAGGGAAGGTCCTATTGACAGAACTTCGATGCAGTGTAAGAAAATTACACAATCCCAAGGACGTGAAGCTTTTGCGGGATCATTATTCCTTTGTGAAAGAGCCCGGACTGCCACGAAACCTGCCAACCCTGCACTGGTACACATACAATAAGATACATGTATCTTAAACTTCAAAAGAGCAgtgcaggagagagagagagagagtttgcaCCTATTGGAATAATAGCTGCATCTGAGCCACCACAGAGCATTACATCCTGAAAGGTTTAGGGGAAAGACAAGACAGTCTAATAAAGTAAAACCAGAAGAGAAGTCTACCAAACAGAGTTTAGGAGATACTTACAGCTTCACCCTTAATAATGTGGTTAGCTGAATTCAGAATGCAAAAGTTGCTTGTAGCACAAGCACTTGATATAGAGTAGTTTGGCCCCATCCACCCCTAATTTATCATTTGAAAAGAAACGTCAGTGGTTGTTcattcatattttgtttatataacatTCACATTTAGACCAGACCAGACCAGATCAATAGCGAGCATAGCAGAACCCATGTTAGTTGTAGCAAGAGGAACACAAAAAGGATTCATCTTCTTGTAAGAGATCTTCAAAGCTTGAATAGCCTCATGAAAGACCTTCATGCCACCCAGTGCAGAGCCAATCAAAATGCCACATTTGGCTTTGTCAAACTCAGCCATGACTTGTTCGGTTACACCACCATCAGCCAAAGCTTTCTTGCCAGCAGTGAGAAGATAGAGCATGAACTTGTCCATCCTCCTAGACAGTTTAGGAGCAACCCATCCTTCAGTTGAGAAAGATTTGATCTCACCCGCGATTCTcttgaacaaaatttaaaaacaaaggAAAGATAGGAAATAAAGAAACTCCACAAAGATACCAAGAAAGTCttgatataataataataatatttgctTATTATACCGTAGGAAAGTCAGAACAATCAAAATCCTCAATGTGGCTAATACCACTGTTGCCTTGTAGCAAGTTCTCGTAAAAGGTATGTGGGTCATGACCTAATGATGTTTCAACTCCCATGCCTGTCACCACAACTCGACGCTTCTCCATAGGGGGATTATTCTTGCTAACCATGGCTTCATTTTCCATATTCATAGCAATAGCCATGGCTCTACCTAAAAACAACATAACACATTATAAGTTGATGATGGAGCTacttaaaattaattagttacttaaaattaattaagttcCATGCAACttcata encodes:
- the LOC125581731 gene encoding 3-oxoacyl-[acyl-carrier-protein] synthase II, chloroplastic-like; the protein is MVAASSCYAYLDFRPCNHYNSNNSIALSSLFGSNSISLNRNQIRLNRATNSGRAMAIAMNMENEAMVSKNNPPMEKRRVVVTGMGVETSLGHDPHTFYENLLQGNSGISHIEDFDCSDFPTRIAGEIKSFSTEGWVAPKLSRRMDKFMLYLLTAGKKALADGGVTEQVMAEFDKAKCGILIGSALGGMKVFHEAIQALKISYKKMNPFCVPLATTNMGSAMLAIDLGWMGPNYSISSACATSNFCILNSANHIIKGEADVMLCGGSDAAIIPIGLAGFVAVRALSQRNNDPAKASRPWDCNRDGFVMGEGAGVLLLEELEHAKKRGATIYAEFLGGSFTCDAYHMTEPHPDGAGVIICIERALAHAGITKEQINYVNAHATSTPAGDLKEYKALVHCFGQNPELKVNSTKSMIGHLLGAAGAVEAVATVQAIKTGWVHPNINLDNPENGVDTKLLVGSKKERLDIKAALSNSFGFGGHNSSIIFAPYK